One genomic window of Solanum dulcamara chromosome 12, daSolDulc1.2, whole genome shotgun sequence includes the following:
- the LOC129876487 gene encoding 18.1 kDa class I heat shock protein-like: MPLIALFNGRKNHTPVQTPPPPATILTHQFQINQNQLNPHVSPTTKITHQSQPNRGRQDPYDPSREFYLQTPRSLIAPALSFSREPKSIAQIEYEATPEAHIFRANLHGYKKEEVKVQVEDNKVLKISGEKKIVQKEYDNWHHFQRKNGNYLTAFNLPEDARVDKVKSSMENGVLIVTIPKKGAPKKSRTFFFK; encoded by the coding sequence ATGCCTTTAATAGCTCTATTTAACGGTCGCAAAAATCATACGCCAGTACAAACTCCACCACCACCAGCAACAATACTTACACATCAATTTCAAATAAATCAGAATCAACTCAATCCTCATGTTTCACCAACAACAAAAATTACGCATCAATCTCAACCAAATCGAGGTCGTCAGGATCCTTACGATCCCTCACGTGAATTTTACCTTCAAACCCCTAGATCTCTCATAGCACCAGCACTGTCATTCTCACGTGAACCTAAATCTATAGCTCAAATTGAGTATGAAGCAACTCCAGAGGCACATATTTTTAGAGCTAATTTGCATGgatacaaaaaagaagaagtgaaGGTACAAGTGGAAGATAACAAAGTCCTAAAGATTAGtggggagaaaaaaatagtacaAAAAGAATATGATAATTGGCAccattttcaaagaaaaaatggGAATTATTTAACTGCTTTTAACTTGCCTGAGGATGCTAGGGTTGATAAAGTGAAATCATCAATGGAAAATGGAGTGCTTATTGTCACTATTCCTAAGAAGGGAGCGCCCAAGAAATCTAGAAcatttttcttcaaataa
- the LOC129876316 gene encoding 18.1 kDa class I heat shock protein-like, translating into MSLMPLFNGRKNHARRVQNSPPATTNTPRSQKNQDHSDFYDPTTTKMNQFKTNRGEQDLYNYPPPTTNQGRQNPINQLATTRITHQSKTSRGHPYNPSHQFYLETPRSLIAPALSFPHELSIPALIDYKVTPEAHIFRANLHGYKKEEVKVQVEDDRVLKISGEKKIIQKEYDNWHHFQKKLGKFSTVFNLSEDARVDKVKSSMENGVLIVTIPKKEAPKKSYVRTVRIF; encoded by the coding sequence ATGTCTTTAATGCCTCTATTTAACGGTCGCAAAAACCATGCACGTCGTGTACAAAATTCTCCGCCAGCAACAACAAATACGCCTCGATCCCAAAAAAATCAGGATCATTCTGATTTTTAtgatccaacaacaacaaaaatgaaTCAATTTAAAACAAATCGAGGTGAGCAAGATCTTTATAATTatccaccaccaacaacaaatcAGGGTCGACAAAATCCTATTAATCAACTAGCAACAACAAGAATCACACATCAATCTAAAACAAGTCGAGGTCATCCTTACAATCCCTCTCATCAATTTTATCTCGAAACCCCTCGATCTCTCATAGCACCAGCACTATCATTTCCACATGAACTTTCAATTCCAGCTCTAATTGACTATAAAGTAACCCCAGAGGCACATATTTTTAGAGCAAATTTGCATGGATACAAGAAAGAAGAAGTGAAGGTACAAGTGGAAGATGATAGAGTCCTAAAGATTAGtggggagaaaaaaataatacaaaaagaATATGACAATTGGCACCATTTTCAGAAAAAACTTGGGAAGTTTTCAACGGTTTTTAACTTGTCTGAGGATGCTAGGGTTGATAAAGTGAAATCGTCAATGGAGAATGGAGTGcttattgttactattcctaaGAAGGAAGCGCCCAAGAAATCATACGTTAGAACAGTTCGAAtattctga